The Fontisubflavum oceani genomic interval AGCCGCGGTGCTGGGCGTCAACGACCAGACCGTCAATACGGTCACATCCATCCTACAGCGCCCCGATACGATCCGTTGCATCGCGCAGAACGCACTGATCTCGCTCGAGGATTTCGCATGAGAATGCTTGCGCTTTCCCTCCTGGCAAGCCTTGCGGCGTGCGGCCCGACCTCGCCAGAGCGCGCCTATGAGATTTGCGCCGACCGGGCGCGGGCCGCCGCCGGACCAACGGGGAGCATTGGAATTGGCGTCGGCAGCGATGGGCCAAGCACGAGCCTCGAGATCGGGATCAGCACCGATTATCTCAGAGGCCGCGACCCGGCCGATGTGTATGACAACTGCTTTCGTCAACTGACCGGCGCGGGGCCAACCCGCCCGTTGCTCTTGTGAGACGACATGATGACTGAGACACTACGCCTGATCGCCGTTGGAACGCATCACAAAACCGGGACGGTTTGGATGCGACGCGTGTTCAACATCGGCTCCGACACGTTGGAGATTCCGCGCATCCGGGTTCAAGGCACGCGGAACGAAGACCAGATACCGGACAAAGGGCGCGCGGTGATCGTGAACTGGGACTCCGCCTTTTCAGATGGGCTGCTGGACCGGCCCGATCTGCGGGGGTTGCATATGATCCGCGACCCGCGCGACGTCTTGATCTCGGGGATGCGTTATCACCAGATCGCGCCGGAAGCTGGCGAAAAGGCGCTGCATATACCGCGCAAAGAGTTTGGCGGCGACACCTATCAGCAGCATCTGAATGGCCTGCCAACCCTGCATGATAAGATGCTGTTCGAGATGGAGAACATGCATCTCAGGACACTTAATCAGATGACGGCTTGGCGCTATGACCGGCCAAATATCCGGGAGGTGCGCTACGAGACCCTGATGCAGGATCACGATATGGCGATGTTTGCTGAAATCCTGGATTTCCTGGGCTTCGAGGGTCGCGACAAGGACACGATCCTTGAAATCTATTGGGCCAACAGCCTGTTTGGCGGGATGAAAGAAAAATCCGACCGACCACGCCGAGTCGCGCTGCACATCCAGTCGGGCGAAGCCGCACAGTGGGTCACCAAACTGCCGCGTTCGGTCGCTGAGATTTATGCCGACCGCCACGGCCAGGCCTTGATTGATCTTGGCTATGAAACCGACACATCTTGGGTCAACCGCTGCCCTGACAGCGTCGAGCTGACCCCAACGACATCTTAAGATCGAGGACCGGAGACAGACATGGTTGAACTGACGCTTCCCAAAAACTCCCGCATCCGCACCGGCAAGACCTGGCCGAAACCCGAAGGCGCCACGAATGTCCGCAAGTTCAGCATCTATCGCTGGAACCCTGATGACGGCAAAAACCCCCAGGTCGATACCTATTTCGTCGATATGGATACCTGCGGGCCGATGGTTCTGGACGCGCTGATCAAGATCAAGAACGAGATCGACCCGACGTTGACCTTCCGTCGCTCCTGCCGCGAGGGGATTTGCGGCTCCTGCGCGATGAATATCGACGGGATCAACACGCTGGCCTGTATCTACGGCATGGATGAGATCAAGGGTGATGTGAAAATTTATCCCCTCCCCCACATGCCGGTGGTGAAGGATTTGATTCCCGATCTGACGCATTTCTACGCGCAACATGCGGCCGTCATGCCCTGGTTGGAAACCAAGACCCAAAACCCGGAACATGAGTGGCGCCAATCCATCGACGACCGAAAAAAGCTCGATGGGTTGTATGAATGTGTGATGTGCGCCTGCTGTTCGACGTCTTGCCCGTCTTATTGGTGGAATGGTGACCGCTATCTCGGCCCTGCCGCACTACTCCACGCCTATCGCTGGATCATCGACAGCCGCGATGAGGCGACGGGTGAGCGTTTGGACGATCTCGAAGACCCGTTCAAACTCTATCGCTGCCACACCATCATGAACTGCACCAAGACCTGCCCCAAAGGCCTGAACCCCGCCAAGGCCATCGCATCGATCAAGAAGATGATGGTCGAGCGGCAACTCTGACATGCCGGACAAAGAGCTTCCGGTCGCCTTCACGTCACCCGAGGAGTTCCACGAGGTGATGCGCTATCTCTCTGCGCGGATGGGGTACATCAACCGCGTGGCGGGTGATGAGAAGGTGTTTCTGGTTGAGATCAGCCGGATCCTGACCGGACTTGGCCGCCTTTTCGAAGACGGCTGTAAGGACCAAGAACTGCTTGTGCAATTCGGGAGCGGGTGGGCCAAGGGCACAGCGACCGAGGAAGAGCGGCGCATGATCTTGGCGGACGCTTTGCTGCCGAAGGGCCCTTCCAAGGATTGACGGTTCCGCATTGCGCGATGCGCAAGCTGGCCATTGGGCGCGGCGGCGCCCCTTTGTTGTGAAGACGTTTGGTCAGCGTAGCAGCAGACTCACGGCGGCTCTGTCGATGAAGCGGGATGTGAGCCGGGAGCCGATGGCGTGGTCTGTACGCAAAGGAGGGCGGCCCGGCGTGGATGAGGAGCGGTTCCGCTCCGCCTCCGGTCGATAGAGAAAATCGGCCACGCATGCTATCCTCTCCGTCGGGAACGGAGGGGACATGATGGCATCTGATCTCAATCTTCTTGTTGGAACGACCAAAGGCGCCTTCATCCTTACGGGGGATACGGCGCGACAGGTCTGGTATGTCTCCGGCCCGCATTGTGACGGTTGGCCGATCAATCATGTGAATGGCGATCCCGCGAACGGTCTGATCTGGGCCGGAGGCGGCAATGACTTCCTTGGCGCGGGCATCTGGCGCTCCGGCGATGGCGGGGGCACTTGGACGCTCTCCAAACTCTCCAAAGGTGAAATCGATGATTGGGCTGCGAATGACCCGGAAACCGCGCGGTTCTTGAATTGGGAACCCATCGAGACCGCGTTCGATGGCGAGGTTTCGGCAATCTGGTCGGTCGCAAAGGTCCATGACACGCTCTATGCGGGCGGTAAGCCCGGCATGCTGCTTTCGAGCACTGATGATGGCTCAACGTGGGAGAAGGTGAGCACCCTGTCGGACCACCCAGATAAGGATCAGTGGAACCCCGGCGCAGCCGGGCTTGTGCTTCACACCATCGTCTCGGACCCTGATCAGCCGGGCAAACTCTGGGCCGGCATCTCGGCCGCGGGCGTTTTCGCCACCGAAGATGGTGGACAGAGTTGGGAGCGGCGCAACCGCCTATCAAATGCCGAGGCCTGTTCCGGGCACGATCATCCCGCCGCGCCCCATGATGGGCAGACGGGACTTTGCGTGCATAACATCGTGCGCGCGCCGGGCGACCTGCTCTACCAACAAAACCACCATGGCGTCTTCCGCAGCCCCGATGGCGGGCGGAATTGGCACGACATCACCACAGGCCTGCCCTCGACCTTCGGCTTCCCCATCGCCCTGCATCCGACGGATCCGTACACGATCTGGGTCCTACCTCTGAACGGCGATAACGAAGGGCGCTACCCGCCCGAGGCGCGCGCAGCCGTTTGGAAATCCAGCGATGGCGGCGAGAGTTGGCAGGCCAAGCGCCACGGCCTCCCGGGCGAAAACTGCTTCTTCACCGTGCTGCGCCAAGCCATGGCCACCGACCGCCAAAGCCCCGCAGGCGTGTATTTCGGCACAAATACCGGCTCGATCTTTGCCAGCCGCGATGAAGGCGAAACTTGGGACGAGATCGCCAGCCATCTGCCGACCATCCTGTCCGTCGAGGTTTTGGAGCGTGCCGCGGAGTGACCCGCCGATGTCGCGCCGGTGAGCCTTGCACCACACACATAACGCGCCTGCGGAAAGATGAGATGTGCCCTGCCCGGCCAGCGCATAGTCTTTGGGCCAAAGGGAGGCCGTTTGACTGCAAAGAGGCCAAGATGCCAAACACCGTGACATTTCGCAAACCGACGCCCGCCATTGACCCAGACGTCGCCTTGCAGATTTTGGAAGAGGCTTGGGCCTATTACACGCCCAATCCGACAGAGGTCGACGAGACCCCGGAATACCCGGAGCTGACCGAGGCGGCCTAACGTTAGGTCCGGTTCGACAAGAACCAAATCTCAATGCTAGCCTCCTCTGCTCAAGGAGGGAGCTGGCATGGGACAGGCAGACATCATCGTCATCGGCGGAGGGCTGTCCGGCCTTGTTGCCGCGTTTCATGCCGCCGAACGCGGGCGCAAGGTACTGCTCTTAGATCAAGAAGGTCCACAATCGCTTGGTGGGCAAGCTTGGTGGTCGCTTGGCGGCTTGTTCATGATCGACACGCCGGAACAGCGACGCTTGGGTTTGAAAGACAGCCGAGACCTCGCCGCGACAGATTGGTTCGGTGCGGCTCAGTTTGACCGACCGGAAGATGCGAACCCACGGAAATGGGCCGACGCCTATCTAGATTTTGCCGCAGGCCCGATGCGCGGCTATCTCCACGGGCTCGGCATGCGGTGGTTTCCCGTGGTGGGGTGGGCCGAACGCGGCGGTGCATTGGCCGACGGTCACGGCAATGCAATCCCCCGGTTTCATGTGACATGGGGCACCGGCACCGGGGTTGTGAAACCTTATGCCGACCGAGTCACCCAACATCCCAATATCACGTTGAGATATCGGCACCGCGTCCGGGGGCTAACCGTCGACGGCGGCGTATTGACCGGCGTGCATGGTGATATCTTGGCCGATGACGGCGTAGGGCGAGGCGGCGCGACCAATCGAGAGGTCACCGGCGATTTCACCTATGACGCCGAGGCAGTGATTGTCACCACTGGCGGGATTGGTGGCAACCACGACCTGGTGCGAGAATACTGGCCGCGCGATCGGTTGGGCAGCCCGCCGATCAAGATGGTGGCGGGCGTGCCGGACTATGTCGACGGTCA includes:
- a CDS encoding sulfotransferase domain-containing protein, whose translation is MTETLRLIAVGTHHKTGTVWMRRVFNIGSDTLEIPRIRVQGTRNEDQIPDKGRAVIVNWDSAFSDGLLDRPDLRGLHMIRDPRDVLISGMRYHQIAPEAGEKALHIPRKEFGGDTYQQHLNGLPTLHDKMLFEMENMHLRTLNQMTAWRYDRPNIREVRYETLMQDHDMAMFAEILDFLGFEGRDKDTILEIYWANSLFGGMKEKSDRPRRVALHIQSGEAAQWVTKLPRSVAEIYADRHGQALIDLGYETDTSWVNRCPDSVELTPTTS
- a CDS encoding succinate dehydrogenase iron-sulfur subunit — encoded protein: MVELTLPKNSRIRTGKTWPKPEGATNVRKFSIYRWNPDDGKNPQVDTYFVDMDTCGPMVLDALIKIKNEIDPTLTFRRSCREGICGSCAMNIDGINTLACIYGMDEIKGDVKIYPLPHMPVVKDLIPDLTHFYAQHAAVMPWLETKTQNPEHEWRQSIDDRKKLDGLYECVMCACCSTSCPSYWWNGDRYLGPAALLHAYRWIIDSRDEATGERLDDLEDPFKLYRCHTIMNCTKTCPKGLNPAKAIASIKKMMVERQL
- a CDS encoding WD40/YVTN/BNR-like repeat-containing protein yields the protein MASDLNLLVGTTKGAFILTGDTARQVWYVSGPHCDGWPINHVNGDPANGLIWAGGGNDFLGAGIWRSGDGGGTWTLSKLSKGEIDDWAANDPETARFLNWEPIETAFDGEVSAIWSVAKVHDTLYAGGKPGMLLSSTDDGSTWEKVSTLSDHPDKDQWNPGAAGLVLHTIVSDPDQPGKLWAGISAAGVFATEDGGQSWERRNRLSNAEACSGHDHPAAPHDGQTGLCVHNIVRAPGDLLYQQNHHGVFRSPDGGRNWHDITTGLPSTFGFPIALHPTDPYTIWVLPLNGDNEGRYPPEARAAVWKSSDGGESWQAKRHGLPGENCFFTVLRQAMATDRQSPAGVYFGTNTGSIFASRDEGETWDEIASHLPTILSVEVLERAAE